The Halomonas sp. THAF5a genome segment GAATTCCCCCCTGTATCAGAGGCTCCAGGATATGCTCGAACTGCGAGGCGCGCCCGCCCTATCTGCTTTCCGTCATGCCAAGCTGTTGGACGCCCTGCGCGCATCCGTTCCCGAGGTCGAGTCCCTGCAGGCCGACTACGTCCACTTCGTCGACCATGACGGCGACCTGGACGAGGCCGAGCGGCGCCTGCTGGAGCAGCTGCTCGACTACGGTCCCGCGCGCGAGGAGGCGTCCTCCGCCGAAGGCCAGCTGTTCCTCGTGGTGCCGCGCATCGGCACCCAGTCGCCCTGGTCCTCCAAGGCCACCGACATCGCCCACAACTGCGGGCTTGGCCGGGTACGGCGCATCGAGCGCGGCATCGCCTATCGCATCAAGGTGGCCGGCACCCTCGCCGAGGCCGCCTTCGAGCGCCTCCAGGCCGCCCTGCACGACCGCATGACCGAGACCGTGCTGGCCAACCCCTCCGACGCCGCCCAACTCTTCGCCCACCACGAGCCGGCGCCGCTGGGCAGCGTGGACATCCTCGAGGGCGGCCGCGAGGCCCTCGAGGTCGCCAACGTCGAGCTGGGCCTGGCACTGGCCGAGGACGAGATCGACTACCTCTGCGAGGCGTTCCGCGAGCTCGGCCGCAACCCCGCGGACGTCGAGCTGATGATGTTCGCCCAGGCCAACTCCGAGCACTGCCGCCACAAGATCTTCAACGCCGACTGGCGGATCGACGGCGAGGCCCAGGAGCGCTCGCTGTTCAAGATGATCAAGAACACCCACGAGCGCTCGCCCGGTGACATCCTCTCCGCCTACAGCGATAACGCGGCGGTGATCCGGGGTTCGGAGGCGCCGCGCTTCTATCCTGCGCCGCTGACCGGCCGCGGCGAGGAGCGCGCCATCTACGGCGCCACCCAGGAGCCGATCCAGATCCTGATGAAGGTGGAGACCCACAACCACCCCACGGCCATCGCGCCGCATCCGGGCGCGGCCACCGGCGCCGGCGGCGAGATCCGCGACGAGGGCGCCACCGGCATCGGCGGCAAGCCCAAGGCGGGCCTGACCGGCTTCACCGTCTCCAACCTGCGCATCCCCGAGTTCGTGCAGCCCTGGGAGGCCTTCGACTACGGCAAGCCCGAGCGCATCCAGTCGGCGCTTCAGATCATGCTCGACGGACCGATCGGCGGCGCCGCCTTCAACAACGAGTTCGGCCGCCCGAACCTGGCCGGCGTCTTCCGCACCTACGAGCAGGACGCCTTGGGCCCCGACGGCATCGAGCGGCGCGGCTATCACAAGCCGATCATGCTCGCCGGGGGCTACGGCAACATCCGCGACGGCCACGTCCAGAAGGGCGAGATCCCGGTCGGCGGCAAGCTGATCGTGATGGGCGGCCCGGCGATGCTGATCGGCCTCGGGGGCGGCGCCGCCTCCTCCATGGCCTCCGGCGCCTCCAGCGCCGACCTGGACTTCGCCTCGGTACAGCGCGGCAACCCCGAGATGGAGCGCCGCGCCCAGGAGGTCATCGACCGCTGCTGGGCGCTGGGCGACGACAACCCGATCCGCTTCATCCACGACGTCGGCGCCGGCGGGCTCTCCAACGCCCTGCCCGAGCTGGTCAAGGACGGCGAGCGCGGCGGGCTCTTCGACCTGCGCGCCGTGCCCAACGCCGAGCCGGGCATGAGCCCGCTGGAGATCTGGTGCAACGAGGCCCAGGAGCGCTACGTGCTCGCCGTGGCCCCCCAGGACCTCGAGACCTTCGAGGCGCTCTGCGCGCGCGAGCGCTGCCCCTACGCCGTGGTCGGCGAGGCCACCGAGGCCCATCACCTGGCGGTGACCGACGGTCACTTCGAGAGCCAGCCGGTCGACCTGCCGATGAGCGTGCTGTTCGGCAAGCCGCCGAAGATGCAGCGCGAGTTCAGCCGCGAGACCCGCCCGCTCTCCGGCGTGATGCTCGACAACCTCGACCTGCGCGAGGCGATGGACCGGGTGCTGCGCCTGCCCGCCGTGGCCTCCAAGAGCTTTTTGATCACCATCGGCGACCGCTCGATCACCGGGCAGGTGGCCCGCGACCAGATGATCGGCCCCTGGCAGGTGCCGGTGGCGGACGTCGCCGTGACCACGGCGAGCTTCGACACCCACGCCGGCGAGGCGATGGCCATGGGCGAGCGCCCGCCGGTGGCGCTGATCGATCCCGCCGCCAGCGCGCGCTTGTCGGTCGCCGAGGCGATCACCAACCTGGCCGCCGCGCCGATCGAGAAGCTCGAGGACATCAAGCTCTCGGCCAACTGGATGAGCGCCGCCGACCACCCCGGCGAGAACCAGGCGCTCTATGACGCCGTGCACGCCGTGGGCATGGAACTCTGCCCGGCGCTCGGCATCGCCATCCCGGTGGGCAAGGACTCCATGTCCATGCGCACCGCCTGGCAGGAGGAGAACGCCCGGGGCGCCGCCGAGGAGAAGAGCGTCACCTCGCCGCTGTCGCTGTCGATCACCGGCTTCGCGCCGGTCACCGACGCCATGCGCACCCTGACGCCCCAGGTCAACCTGGAACAGGACGAGTCCGACCTGCTGCTGATCGATCTGGGTGGCGGCCGGAACCGCCTGGGCGGCTCGGCGCTGGCCCAGGTCTACGGCCAGGTGGGCGACGAGTGCCCGGACCTGGACGACCCCGAGGACCTGCGCGCCTTCTTCACGGTGATCCAGGGGCTCAACGCCGAGGGCAAGCTGCTGGCCTACCACGACCGCAGCGACGGCGGCCTGCTGGTGACCCTGCTGGAGATGGCCTTCGCCGCCCATACCGGCCTCGAGATCAAGCTCGACTGGATGATCGACGAGCCCGTCGACGCCCTCAACGCGCTGTTCGCCGAGGAGCTCGGCGCGGTCATCCAGGTCAACCGTGAGCACACCGAGGAGGTGCTGGCGCAGTTCGCCGCGGCGGGCATCGAGACCTGCGGCGTGATCGCCCGGCCGCGCTACGACGACCAGGTGCGCGTGACGCTGTTCGAGGAGCCGCTGCTCGAGACCACCCGGCTGCTGGCCGAGCGTACCTGGGCCGAGACCAGCTACCGGATGCAGGCGCTGCGCGACAACGCCGAGTGTGCCAAGAACGAGTTCGACGGCCTGCTCGACGGCCGCGACCCGGGCCTCTCGGCCCAGCCGACCTTCGACGTCGACGAGGACATCGCCGCGCCGTTCGTGAATACCGCCAAGCCGGCGGTGGCGGTACTGCGCGAGCAGGGCGTCAACGGCCAGCTGGAGATGGCCTGGGCCTTCGACAAGGCCGGCTTCGAGGCCGTCGACGTGCACATGAGCGACATCCTCGAGGGGCGGGTGAGCCTCGAGACCTTCAAGGGCCTGGTGGCCTGCGGCGGCTTCTCCTACGGCGACGTGCTGGGCGCCGGCGGCGGCTGGGCCAAGTCGATCCTCTTCAATCCCCGCGCCAGGGAGCAGTTCTCGGCCTTCTTCGAGCGCGACGACAGCTTCTCGCTGGGCGTGTGCAACGGCTGCCAGATGCTCGCCCAGCTGAAGGACCTGATTCCCGGTGCCGAGGCCTGGCCGCGCTTCGTGCGCAACGAGTCCGAGCAGTTCGAGGCTCGGGTTTCCATGGTACAGGTGGAGGAGAGCCCGTCGATCCTGCTCGCCGGCATGGAGGGCTCACGCCTGCCCATCGCCGTGGCCCACGGCGAGGGCCGGGCCGAGTTCCGCGACAGCGCCCACCTGCGCAGCCTCCAGGGCAGCGGCCAGGTCGCCCTGCGCTTCCTGGACAACCACGGCCAGGTGACCACCCGCTACCCGGCCAACCCCAACGGCTCGCCCTCCGGCATCACCGGCCTGACCACGCCGGACGGCCGCGTGACCATCATGATGCCGCATCCTGAGCGGGTCGTGCGGGCGGTGACCAACTCCTGGCGCCCGGCCGAGTGGACGAAGGACGGCGCCTGGATGCGCCTGTTCCGCAACGCCCGCACCTGGCTCGGCTGACCGCGCCGGCGCCGCGTCATTGACGCTGCTGAAAACGCCGACGCCCGGGACCTGGTCCCGGGCGTCGGCGTTTTTGTCGGCGTGATGCCGGCGGCGGTGTCGGGGCGACGATCAGCCGCGATCGCCGTCGGCGGCGTCGTGGTGCTTCAGCTGCGCCTCGAGCTCCTCGATGGCGTGGCGGAACTGCGCCTGGAAGTAGTCGAAGCGGCCGAAGTCGTAGTCGCACTCGGCGCAGTGCACGTGATACTCGTCCTTGCGGCCGGGCGGGAAGCGCTTCATGCGGTGGCCGCACTTGGGGCACTCGGGGCTGGTCTTCACTTTCATCTGCGCCTCTCCTCTTTCGGGTATGGGCAATCGATCTTCCCTTGGTCCTTTTAGATATCATGGCGAAAGGCCGCCAGGTCAAGGTCTGCCCCTCGGTGATCGCCTCCGCTGGGGCCTGCCTCCCTCGCGGTGGCCCCGCCACCGGGCCGGACGCCAGGCACGCTCGGCGCGCCTGACGCGGCGGCCGCCGCCCGGTAGGATGGCGGCTTCGTCGACAGGAGGTGGCCATGCCCGAAACGACCGTGCCCCAGCTGCGTCCTTATCAGCGCGAGGCCGTCACCCGGGTGGTCGCGCACTTCCGGGCCGGCGACGATCCCGCGGTGGTGGTGCTGCCCACCGGCAGCGGCAAGTCGCTGGTGATCGCCGAGCTGGCGCGCCTGGCCCGTGGCCGGGTGCTGGTGCTGGCCCACGTGCGGGAACTGGTCGAGCAGAACCACGCCAAGTATCAGGCCTACGGCCTCGAGGCCGACATCTTCAGCGCCGGCCTGGGGCGCAAGGAGAGCGGGCGCCAGGTGGTGTTCGGCTCGGTGCAGTCGGTGGTCAGGAACCTCGAGGTCTTCGGCTCTCCCCCTCAGGGGCAGGGCGCCTTCACCCTGCTGGTGATCGACGAGTGCCACCGGGTCACCAGCGAGAAGGAGGCGAGCTACCGGCGGGTGATCGACCGTCTGCGGGGCGCCAATCCGCGCCTCAAGGTGCTGGGGCTGACCGCCACGCCCTACCGGCTGGGCCAGGGCTTCATCTACCATCGCCACCACCACGGCATGGTGCGCGGCGACGAGGCCTGCTTCTTTCGCGACTGCGTCTTCGAGCAGCCGCTGCGCCTGATGGTGCGCCAGGGCTACCTGGCCGAGCCCCGGCGCGTCGACGCCGCCGTCGAGCGCTACGACTTCTCGGCGCTGACGCCGTCCTCCAGCGGGCTCTTCCGCGAGGAGGAGCTCAACCGGGTGGCGGCGGGTAATCGCGCCACCCCGGGCATCATCGCCGAGGTGGTCGAGCGCGCCCGTGACCGACAGGGGGTGATGCTCTTCGCCGCCAGCGTGGCCCATGCCGAGGAGATCCTCGGTTACCTGCCGGCCGGCGAGGCGGCGCTGGTCACCGGGGCGACCCCCTCCGCCGAGCGCGAGCGCCTCATCGCCGCCTTCAAGGCCCGGGAGATCAAGTACCTGGTCAACGTGGCGGTGCTCACCACCGGCTTCGACGCGCCCCACGTGGACCTGATCGCCATCCTGCGCCCCACCGAGTCGGTGAGCCTCTACCAGCAGATCGTCGGGCGCGGCCTGCGCCTCTCGCCGGGCAAGGCCGACTGCCTGATCCTCGACTACGCCGGCAATCCCTGGGACCTCTACGCCCCGGAGGTCGGCAGCCCCCGGCCGGACGGCGACAGCGAGCCGGTGCAGGTGCCGTGCCCCGAGTGCGACCACCCCAACCTCTTCTGGGGCAAGCGCGACGGGGAGCTGGTCATCGAGCACTTCGGTCGGCGCTGCCAGGGGCTGGTGCCTTCCACGCGAGCCCGACCCCGCGCGAAGGATGCGACCTCAAGGTCGGCCGCGCCGGCGATGGAGCAGTGTTCGTTCCGTTTCCGCTTCAAGACCTGCCCCGACTGCGGCGCCGAGAACGATATCGCCGCCCGACGCTGTCACGGCTGCCAGGCGCTGCTGGTGGATGCCGACGACAAGCTCAAGGAGGCGCTCAAGCTGCGCGACGCCCGGGTGCTTCGGGTCGCCGGGATGCAGCTCGAGGCCACCGTCAACGGCCGTGGGCTGCCGCGCCTCAGGGTCACCTACCACGACGAGGAGGGCGTGACCCTCGCCGAGTGGTTCGCCCTCGAGACCCCGGCCCAGCGCGGGGCCTTCGCCGCGGCCTTCCTGCGCGACCACCTGCGCGCGCCGGGCACCCGCTGGTCGCCGACCACGCCGGAGGAGGTGGTCGCCGAGCAGCGCCGGCTGCGTGCGCCGGACTTCGTGGTGGGCCGCAAGGTGGGGCGCCACTGGCAGGTGCGCGAGAAGCTCTTCGACTACACCGGCCGCTACCGCCGCGCCGAGGCGGCGGAGTAGCCGAAGGTGATGTGGGAGGCGCCTGGGAGGGGCGCCGGGGATAGGCCGAAAGGGGAGGTCCGAGGACCATGGATGGCCGAGGTAGCGTCCAGGGAGGGATTCCCAGCGCCTCCCTGAAGGCCTTTCGCCGGTAAAGCCCCGAGCGCTGTCGGCATGGCGGTCAGAACTGTCTCCGGCGCCGCGCTCTTGCTAGACTGCCCCGTTGATCCTGCGTCCCCGGAGAGGCACGCCGCGTGAGCGCCACCCCCGACACCGCCAGTCCCGAGCAGACCGCCGCCGCGGCCAGCCATGCCGCGGTGCTCGGACGGCTGTTCGACGAGCCGATCACCGAGCTGCCCGAGGATCTCTACATTCCGCCGGAGGCCCTGCGGGTCTTCCTGGAGGCCTTCGAGGGGCCGCTCGACCTGCTGCTCTACCTGATCCGCCGCCAGAACCTGGATATCCTCGCCATCGATGTGGCGGCCATCACGCGCCAGTACATCGAGTACGTGGAGCTGATGAAGGCGATGGAGATCGAGCTGGCCGGGGAGTACCTGCTGATGGCGGCGATGCTCGCCGAGATCAAGTCGCGCACCCTGCTGCCGCGCCCGCCCAGGGAGGGCGATGAGGACGACGAGGAGGACCCGCGCGCCGAGCTGATCCGCCGCCTCCAGGAGTACGAGCGCCTGAAGCACGCCGCCGAGGCGCTGGCCGAGCTGCCGCGTCTGGGTCGCGACTGGTTCCCGGCGCGGGCCGCGCTGCCGGCCCTCGAGGCCAGGGTGATCCACCCCGATGTCGAGCTCGACGAGCTGCTCGGGGCGCTGGCCGGCATCCTGCGCCGCGCCGAGCTCAACCAGGCCCACCAGATCAGCCGCGAGGGGCTCTCGACCCGGGAGCGCATGCTGGCGATCATGGAACAGCTGTCGCGGGAGCACTACACCCCCTTCGAGGCGCTGTTCACCCTCGAGGAGGGGCGTGCCGGGGTGGTCGTGACCTTCATGGCGATCCTCGAGCTCGCCAAGGAGGCGATGATCGAGATCGTCCAGAACGCCCCGCTCTCGCCCATCCACGTGCGGGCCCGGCTGGACGAGGAGGCGGCCTTCGAGGAGGAGGCCCTGGAGGATCAGGCGGGCGACGAGAGCCCCTTCGACGAGGGCGTCCTCGACGAGGGGCCCGGCGAGGACCCTCGCGACGATGACCAAGACGGGAGCGAACCGGCATGACCGCCATGGAATCCCCCAATGCCCTGGACGATATCCTGGAGGCGGCGCTGCTGGCGGCCGGTGAACCGCTGGGGCTGGACCGCCTCGAGGGGCTCTTCGACGACCACGAGCAGCCGCCGCGCCGTGCGCTGCGCGAGGCGCTGGAGCGGCTCGGCCAGCGCCATGAGCGGGGCGCCCTGGAGCTGCTCGAGACCGCCTCGGGCTACCAGCTGCGCAT includes the following:
- the purL gene encoding phosphoribosylformylglycinamidine synthase, which translates into the protein MLELRGAPALSAFRHAKLLDALRASVPEVESLQADYVHFVDHDGDLDEAERRLLEQLLDYGPAREEASSAEGQLFLVVPRIGTQSPWSSKATDIAHNCGLGRVRRIERGIAYRIKVAGTLAEAAFERLQAALHDRMTETVLANPSDAAQLFAHHEPAPLGSVDILEGGREALEVANVELGLALAEDEIDYLCEAFRELGRNPADVELMMFAQANSEHCRHKIFNADWRIDGEAQERSLFKMIKNTHERSPGDILSAYSDNAAVIRGSEAPRFYPAPLTGRGEERAIYGATQEPIQILMKVETHNHPTAIAPHPGAATGAGGEIRDEGATGIGGKPKAGLTGFTVSNLRIPEFVQPWEAFDYGKPERIQSALQIMLDGPIGGAAFNNEFGRPNLAGVFRTYEQDALGPDGIERRGYHKPIMLAGGYGNIRDGHVQKGEIPVGGKLIVMGGPAMLIGLGGGAASSMASGASSADLDFASVQRGNPEMERRAQEVIDRCWALGDDNPIRFIHDVGAGGLSNALPELVKDGERGGLFDLRAVPNAEPGMSPLEIWCNEAQERYVLAVAPQDLETFEALCARERCPYAVVGEATEAHHLAVTDGHFESQPVDLPMSVLFGKPPKMQREFSRETRPLSGVMLDNLDLREAMDRVLRLPAVASKSFLITIGDRSITGQVARDQMIGPWQVPVADVAVTTASFDTHAGEAMAMGERPPVALIDPAASARLSVAEAITNLAAAPIEKLEDIKLSANWMSAADHPGENQALYDAVHAVGMELCPALGIAIPVGKDSMSMRTAWQEENARGAAEEKSVTSPLSLSITGFAPVTDAMRTLTPQVNLEQDESDLLLIDLGGGRNRLGGSALAQVYGQVGDECPDLDDPEDLRAFFTVIQGLNAEGKLLAYHDRSDGGLLVTLLEMAFAAHTGLEIKLDWMIDEPVDALNALFAEELGAVIQVNREHTEEVLAQFAAAGIETCGVIARPRYDDQVRVTLFEEPLLETTRLLAERTWAETSYRMQALRDNAECAKNEFDGLLDGRDPGLSAQPTFDVDEDIAAPFVNTAKPAVAVLREQGVNGQLEMAWAFDKAGFEAVDVHMSDILEGRVSLETFKGLVACGGFSYGDVLGAGGGWAKSILFNPRAREQFSAFFERDDSFSLGVCNGCQMLAQLKDLIPGAEAWPRFVRNESEQFEARVSMVQVEESPSILLAGMEGSRLPIAVAHGEGRAEFRDSAHLRSLQGSGQVALRFLDNHGQVTTRYPANPNGSPSGITGLTTPDGRVTIMMPHPERVVRAVTNSWRPAEWTKDGAWMRLFRNARTWLG
- a CDS encoding DEAD/DEAH box helicase, which codes for MPETTVPQLRPYQREAVTRVVAHFRAGDDPAVVVLPTGSGKSLVIAELARLARGRVLVLAHVRELVEQNHAKYQAYGLEADIFSAGLGRKESGRQVVFGSVQSVVRNLEVFGSPPQGQGAFTLLVIDECHRVTSEKEASYRRVIDRLRGANPRLKVLGLTATPYRLGQGFIYHRHHHGMVRGDEACFFRDCVFEQPLRLMVRQGYLAEPRRVDAAVERYDFSALTPSSSGLFREEELNRVAAGNRATPGIIAEVVERARDRQGVMLFAASVAHAEEILGYLPAGEAALVTGATPSAERERLIAAFKAREIKYLVNVAVLTTGFDAPHVDLIAILRPTESVSLYQQIVGRGLRLSPGKADCLILDYAGNPWDLYAPEVGSPRPDGDSEPVQVPCPECDHPNLFWGKRDGELVIEHFGRRCQGLVPSTRARPRAKDATSRSAAPAMEQCSFRFRFKTCPDCGAENDIAARRCHGCQALLVDADDKLKEALKLRDARVLRVAGMQLEATVNGRGLPRLRVTYHDEEGVTLAEWFALETPAQRGAFAAAFLRDHLRAPGTRWSPTTPEEVVAEQRRLRAPDFVVGRKVGRHWQVREKLFDYTGRYRRAEAAE
- a CDS encoding ScpA family protein; its protein translation is MLGRLFDEPITELPEDLYIPPEALRVFLEAFEGPLDLLLYLIRRQNLDILAIDVAAITRQYIEYVELMKAMEIELAGEYLLMAAMLAEIKSRTLLPRPPREGDEDDEEDPRAELIRRLQEYERLKHAAEALAELPRLGRDWFPARAALPALEARVIHPDVELDELLGALAGILRRAELNQAHQISREGLSTRERMLAIMEQLSREHYTPFEALFTLEEGRAGVVVTFMAILELAKEAMIEIVQNAPLSPIHVRARLDEEAAFEEEALEDQAGDESPFDEGVLDEGPGEDPRDDDQDGSEPA